One window from the genome of Metabacillus flavus encodes:
- a CDS encoding alpha/beta fold hydrolase, with protein sequence MKISYHKQKVGDFEVFYREAGPKNGQVILLLHGFPSSSHMFRDLIPKLAEQYRVIAPDIPGFGQTITPQRSQFNFTFENLFKVVEGFTEVLALKHYILYVFDYGAPVGYRLAVAHPERVQAIISQNGNAYMEGFSDAWGPWKNYWYSPTPENREACRDSLTPETIKNFQYLHGTEASLVSPDGYSLDIAYMSRPEAEEIQLDLILDYKSNIERYPDFQAYFRKFQPKLLAVWGKNDPAFLPAGAEAYKRDIPSAEVYLLDTGHFALETHAAEISELIHKFLKKVK encoded by the coding sequence TTGAAAATTAGTTATCATAAACAAAAAGTCGGGGATTTTGAAGTTTTTTATCGTGAAGCTGGTCCTAAGAACGGTCAAGTAATTTTATTATTACACGGATTCCCATCTTCAAGTCATATGTTTCGGGACCTTATTCCTAAGCTGGCAGAACAATATCGTGTCATTGCCCCTGATATTCCTGGGTTCGGCCAAACAATAACTCCACAGCGCAGTCAATTTAACTTCACATTTGAAAATCTGTTCAAAGTAGTTGAAGGTTTTACTGAAGTATTAGCTCTAAAGCATTATATCCTTTATGTGTTTGATTACGGTGCACCTGTTGGCTATCGTTTGGCAGTAGCTCACCCGGAAAGAGTTCAAGCAATTATTAGTCAGAATGGCAACGCTTATATGGAGGGATTTAGTGACGCATGGGGACCATGGAAGAATTATTGGTACTCTCCAACACCTGAAAACCGTGAAGCCTGCCGAGATTCTTTGACCCCCGAAACCATTAAAAATTTTCAGTATCTACATGGAACTGAAGCCAGTCTTGTTTCACCAGACGGGTATTCCTTGGACATTGCTTACATGTCTCGCCCAGAAGCTGAAGAAATCCAACTGGACTTAATTCTTGACTATAAATCAAATATTGAACGTTATCCTGACTTTCAGGCTTATTTTCGTAAGTTCCAACCTAAACTTTTAGCCGTATGGGGTAAAAATGATCCTGCATTTCTCCCTGCTGGAGCCGAGGCTTATAAGCGCGACATTCCATCTGCAGAAGTTTATTTACTTGATACTGGACATTTTGCACTTGAAACACATGCTGCAGAAATCAGTGAGCTAATTCACAAATTTCTAAAAAAAGTAAAGTAG
- a CDS encoding CGNR zinc finger domain-containing protein, with protein sequence MNKSLFLLGGAAWINLVNTRYISENQNIDILIEPSKTLQWLEDNKLLRKSDFLALKNEEILNSFIEDLKSLRDLSKMILGDLEKQGKLSLNHTEQLKRLTQQIKVSLSIDSEFDKLTLVYEGLTTIEHVQYTIIQSIIRTLNSTPAHRVRKCEHQECHLYFVDTSKSGKRRWCSMELCGNRQKAAEFYARKKKK encoded by the coding sequence TTGAACAAATCACTATTCTTATTAGGTGGAGCAGCGTGGATAAACCTGGTAAATACACGGTATATCTCCGAAAACCAAAACATTGATATCCTTATCGAGCCATCCAAAACTCTTCAGTGGCTTGAAGATAATAAATTATTACGGAAGTCAGATTTTCTGGCTTTAAAAAATGAAGAAATCCTTAATTCTTTTATAGAGGACCTCAAATCACTTCGTGACCTGAGCAAAATGATTTTAGGTGATTTAGAAAAACAAGGAAAACTTTCTTTAAATCACACGGAGCAATTAAAAAGGCTTACCCAACAAATTAAGGTAAGCCTATCTATCGATTCAGAGTTTGACAAATTGACATTGGTCTATGAAGGATTAACGACCATAGAACACGTGCAATATACTATCATCCAATCAATTATTCGAACGCTAAATTCAACCCCTGCACATCGAGTTAGGAAATGCGAACACCAGGAATGTCATCTCTATTTTGTCGATACTTCAAAATCAGGAAAAAGGCGTTGGTGTAGTATGGAATTATGCGGAAATCGCCAAAAAGCAGCCGAATTTTATGCAAGGAAAAAGAAAAAGTAA
- a CDS encoding DinB family protein, whose translation MEHFLFNQLAFVRNQTLKQLEGVTEDMADRIPDGFRNSIRWNAGHVYVVLERFAFSYIGLPQVLPDGFKEQFEYGSTPLNGHSFPVPTLNELKELMESQQSRIREELSGRLEEKVPAPYTTSAGMTLETVEQFLTFSLYHEGMHVDTIKMYKTLLARKQ comes from the coding sequence ATGGAACACTTCCTATTTAACCAGCTGGCGTTTGTGAGAAACCAAACCTTGAAGCAGCTGGAAGGCGTGACAGAGGATATGGCCGATCGTATTCCGGATGGATTCAGGAACTCGATTCGCTGGAATGCGGGACATGTGTATGTTGTATTGGAGCGGTTTGCTTTTTCATACATAGGTCTTCCTCAAGTATTGCCGGATGGGTTTAAAGAGCAGTTTGAGTACGGATCCACGCCGTTAAACGGGCACTCTTTTCCCGTTCCGACGCTGAATGAGCTGAAGGAACTCATGGAATCCCAGCAGTCCCGGATCAGGGAAGAACTGTCCGGCCGCCTGGAGGAAAAGGTTCCTGCACCGTATACGACTTCTGCCGGAATGACGCTCGAGACGGTCGAACAATTCCTTACCTTCAGCTTGTATCATGAGGGGATGCACGTTGATACGATTAAGATGTATAAGACGTTGCTGGCCCGTAAGCAGTGA
- a CDS encoding GNAT family N-acetyltransferase, translating into MNLIIRPSQKKDMQQLMELDRLIWDSTTTPVLLHWDSAGVYEKSYPEGQQTVAADGDRIAGYISYKHPVDIPSNRHVFDMAIGIHPDYQGRKVGSRLMEHLRQTAREQGVRKISLRVLSTNEKAIAFYKAIGFKEEGRLHEEFFLDGKYVDDLLMYKMVDGYEN; encoded by the coding sequence ATGAATCTCATCATTCGGCCGTCACAAAAGAAGGACATGCAGCAGCTGATGGAGCTCGATCGGCTGATCTGGGACAGCACGACTACACCCGTTCTGCTCCATTGGGACTCGGCCGGGGTTTACGAAAAATCGTATCCCGAGGGGCAGCAGACAGTCGCGGCAGATGGAGACCGGATTGCCGGATACATAAGCTATAAGCACCCTGTCGACATTCCGTCCAACCGGCATGTGTTCGACATGGCGATCGGGATTCATCCTGATTATCAGGGCAGGAAAGTAGGGAGCCGCCTCATGGAGCACTTAAGGCAGACCGCCCGCGAACAGGGCGTAAGGAAAATTTCCCTCAGAGTCCTGTCCACAAATGAAAAGGCCATCGCTTTCTACAAAGCCATCGGATTTAAAGAGGAAGGCCGCCTCCACGAGGAATTCTTCCTGGATGGGAAGTATGTGGATGATTTGCTTATGTATAAGATGGTGGATGGATATGAAAATTGA
- a CDS encoding NUDIX hydrolase — MKIEFYDLGIVEDQKLDFAVISAYYKGQWVYVRHRSRQSWEIPGGDREQGETIEETAGRELFEETGTKESNILPICDYSMDDSLNKVYGRLYFARINGTGPLPDSEIEEAKGFNSLPNHLTYPEIQPMLYGKTIAFMRERDLY, encoded by the coding sequence ATGAAAATTGAATTCTATGATCTTGGTATTGTAGAAGACCAAAAGTTAGATTTTGCAGTCATAAGTGCTTATTACAAAGGACAATGGGTGTATGTCAGACATCGCAGCCGGCAATCCTGGGAGATTCCAGGTGGAGACAGGGAACAAGGTGAGACAATCGAGGAAACCGCAGGACGAGAGTTGTTTGAGGAAACGGGGACGAAAGAAAGTAACATATTGCCAATCTGTGATTACTCAATGGATGATTCCTTAAATAAAGTGTATGGACGATTATACTTTGCAAGGATCAATGGAACTGGTCCATTACCTGATTCTGAAATAGAAGAAGCAAAAGGATTTAACAGTCTGCCAAATCACCTTACATATCCTGAGATTCAACCTATGTTATATGGAAAAACAATTGCTTTTATGAGAGAGCGTGATTTGTATTAA
- a CDS encoding RNA polymerase sigma-70 factor — MSPTESELLFTSHHPLLFSLAYRMLGSVQDTEDLLQDVYITFSETETGGIQNKKAYLCKMVTNRCIDRLKSASKKREQYTGTWLPEPLITENRPNGDPAGHIFLKESVSMAYLLLLQQLSETERAVFILKEVLQYSYEEIAEIVGKSSTNCRQIFSRAKRSIVPPKEEPQMTQKGKLLAEQFFGALASGDTSKMLSLLSADASLLTDGGGKVKAAIFPILGAERIIRFYMGILSKFPQDMTYSITYVNGDPGLILYAGKHAYAVLSLHIEDNKIQTIYSVMNPEKLTHIT, encoded by the coding sequence GTGAGTCCGACTGAATCCGAACTGCTTTTCACCTCTCACCACCCCCTGCTTTTCTCTTTGGCATACCGAATGCTCGGCAGTGTACAGGATACAGAGGATCTGCTTCAGGATGTGTATATCACATTCAGTGAAACAGAGACAGGGGGTATTCAAAATAAGAAAGCCTATCTATGCAAAATGGTGACAAACCGCTGTATCGATCGTCTAAAATCTGCTTCTAAGAAACGGGAACAATATACCGGAACATGGCTGCCTGAACCGCTGATTACCGAAAACCGTCCGAACGGCGACCCGGCCGGCCACATCTTTTTAAAAGAATCGGTATCCATGGCCTATCTGCTGCTGCTTCAGCAATTATCCGAAACAGAGCGTGCGGTCTTTATCCTGAAAGAAGTGCTTCAATACAGCTATGAGGAAATCGCGGAAATCGTCGGCAAGAGCAGCACCAATTGCCGGCAAATATTCTCGCGGGCTAAAAGGAGCATCGTCCCCCCAAAGGAAGAACCACAAATGACCCAAAAGGGAAAATTGCTCGCCGAACAGTTTTTTGGAGCCCTCGCTTCAGGAGATACAAGCAAAATGCTGAGCCTCCTGTCTGCAGACGCCTCCCTCTTAACGGACGGCGGCGGAAAAGTAAAAGCAGCCATCTTCCCAATCCTTGGAGCGGAACGCATCATCCGCTTTTACATGGGGATTCTGTCAAAGTTCCCTCAGGACATGACCTATTCCATCACTTACGTAAACGGAGATCCAGGACTCATTCTATATGCCGGGAAGCACGCGTACGCGGTCCTCTCCCTTCACATCGAGGACAACAAAATCCAAACAATTTACTCCGTCATGAACCCAGAGAAGCTCACTCATATTACTTGA
- a CDS encoding phytoene desaturase family protein — protein MKKYEAAIIGGGISGLTAAVYLAKAGISTVVIEKGKALGGRAKTIKKNGAYFNIGAHALYKGGAAEAVLDQLGIELSGGVPDTKGRAIWNGSLFSLPASLSSLLSTKLLTLSGKIELGNVMRKLKNLQPASIGERSLRDWAEAEMTDPMVRHAFYALCRTSTYCIGPENQQAAIVLDQVQRGMNGVFYIDGGWQSMIDPLKKKAIDFGADIVHQSAVSIKKESGFVITLKNGDIIQVPMVLSTASPHQTFSLVEGAAGTSLDTWRQRVKPIYAACLDVSLRQLPKPNEQFAIGIDQPILFTNQSRAAQLSDTGSSVISLIKYLGTDSTSNAQSDQRELENVLELMQPGWRKELEGYQYLPHIAVSNGSCAQNGYLPLGPAVPDIPGLYIAGDGAGRSELLADAAFASAKRASALMIQKCANPGILKEA, from the coding sequence ATGAAAAAATATGAAGCAGCGATTATTGGCGGAGGGATTTCTGGTTTGACGGCGGCAGTTTATTTGGCAAAGGCCGGGATCTCAACGGTGGTGATTGAAAAAGGAAAAGCACTTGGGGGCCGGGCAAAAACAATCAAGAAGAACGGCGCCTATTTCAATATCGGAGCCCATGCTCTCTATAAAGGGGGAGCAGCGGAAGCGGTATTAGATCAACTGGGGATTGAACTGTCGGGCGGTGTACCTGATACGAAGGGGAGAGCCATTTGGAACGGGTCGCTTTTCTCGCTTCCTGCAAGCCTCTCCTCCCTCTTATCCACAAAACTTTTAACGCTATCCGGAAAGATCGAGCTCGGAAACGTGATGAGAAAGCTGAAGAATCTACAGCCTGCATCAATCGGCGAGAGGAGCTTACGGGATTGGGCTGAGGCTGAGATGACCGATCCAATGGTCCGGCATGCTTTTTACGCACTATGCAGAACCTCAACGTATTGCATCGGACCCGAAAATCAGCAGGCGGCGATTGTTCTCGATCAAGTGCAGAGGGGGATGAATGGGGTATTCTATATCGACGGCGGCTGGCAATCCATGATCGATCCGTTAAAGAAAAAGGCTATAGATTTCGGCGCAGACATCGTTCATCAATCTGCTGTTTCGATCAAGAAAGAATCAGGGTTTGTAATTACTTTAAAAAACGGGGACATCATCCAAGTTCCGATGGTTCTTTCAACAGCAAGCCCTCATCAAACCTTCTCTCTGGTAGAAGGAGCGGCTGGAACCTCATTAGATACATGGAGGCAGCGCGTCAAACCGATTTATGCCGCCTGCCTCGACGTTTCACTTCGTCAGCTCCCAAAACCGAACGAGCAATTTGCCATCGGCATCGACCAGCCGATCCTGTTCACCAATCAATCGAGAGCCGCCCAATTAAGCGATACTGGCTCCTCCGTGATCAGTCTCATCAAGTACTTGGGGACAGACTCAACCTCAAATGCCCAGTCTGATCAAAGAGAGCTCGAAAACGTCCTGGAATTAATGCAGCCAGGCTGGAGAAAGGAATTGGAAGGCTATCAGTACTTGCCTCACATAGCGGTGTCGAACGGATCCTGTGCACAGAATGGCTATCTTCCCCTCGGTCCAGCTGTCCCTGATATCCCGGGCCTTTACATTGCAGGAGATGGAGCCGGCCGCAGCGAATTACTTGCAGATGCCGCATTCGCAAGCGCGAAAAGAGCGTCAGCCTTGATGATTCAAAAGTGTGCAAACCCTGGAATTTTAAAGGAGGCATAA
- a CDS encoding dicarboxylate/amino acid:cation symporter, whose translation MKLSTKILAGLILGIVAGALLHALAPGQVGTIDRYILSPIGQAFIRIIQFIVVPVVFTSLIIGLTSLQGTGKIGSYTIKLLPLYIVTSSVALAVGMITAAILQPGSGVSLSNMGEGPKTQKGQSLVEWLVSIVPTNPFEALSTANLLQVIISAVLIGVAMNLVKDKAKPFLSLVESIYAIADRILQLILKAAPIGVFALMASVIASQGFGILNKLLLYIVGLLLAIAVMTAIYYVFLLIVGAKPNHFFKSFFPSFSLAFGTASSNAALPVSMDNAKSRYGMNHGVASFALPFGTAVKRDGAAILQGFNALFIAQFFDVPITASLITAVFISALLVSFSTAGVPGAGIIMMTTVLSAAGLPLEGIAIVAGVDRLTDGFRTALNVIGSTANAAVINRWEKE comes from the coding sequence TTGAAGTTATCAACGAAAATCTTAGCAGGCCTCATTTTAGGTATTGTGGCAGGCGCTCTATTGCATGCGCTCGCACCCGGTCAAGTGGGAACAATCGATCGTTACATTCTGTCACCTATTGGACAGGCTTTTATCCGCATTATCCAATTTATCGTCGTACCCGTTGTTTTCACATCCTTAATCATCGGACTGACAAGCCTTCAGGGAACAGGAAAGATTGGTTCTTATACAATCAAGCTTTTGCCTTTATACATCGTGACGAGCTCGGTAGCGCTTGCTGTGGGGATGATTACGGCGGCGATTTTGCAGCCGGGATCAGGTGTGTCCCTTTCCAATATGGGGGAGGGACCGAAGACTCAAAAGGGGCAATCCCTGGTAGAGTGGCTCGTCAGCATTGTCCCGACCAATCCATTTGAAGCTTTGAGCACCGCTAATTTGCTGCAGGTTATCATATCCGCCGTGCTGATCGGCGTGGCCATGAACCTGGTAAAAGATAAAGCGAAGCCGTTTCTGTCATTGGTGGAAAGCATCTATGCCATTGCAGATCGGATTCTGCAGCTGATTTTAAAAGCGGCACCGATTGGGGTATTTGCTTTAATGGCCTCTGTCATTGCTTCACAGGGCTTTGGCATTTTGAACAAGCTCCTGTTGTACATTGTGGGACTTCTTTTGGCCATTGCAGTGATGACGGCCATCTATTATGTATTCCTGCTAATCGTTGGCGCTAAGCCAAACCATTTCTTTAAAAGCTTTTTCCCATCATTTTCTTTGGCGTTCGGAACAGCGAGTTCCAACGCGGCTCTTCCCGTTTCCATGGACAACGCAAAAAGCCGCTATGGGATGAATCATGGCGTGGCAAGCTTCGCGCTGCCGTTTGGAACAGCCGTGAAACGGGATGGAGCGGCCATTCTCCAGGGGTTCAACGCCCTGTTTATCGCCCAGTTCTTCGATGTTCCCATTACGGCTTCATTAATTACCGCTGTATTTATCAGCGCCCTGCTTGTCTCCTTCAGTACGGCAGGAGTGCCAGGTGCCGGAATTATCATGATGACGACCGTATTATCGGCGGCCGGACTGCCGCTCGAAGGAATAGCGATTGTCGCAGGAGTCGACAGATTAACGGATGGATTCAGAACCGCTCTCAATGTCATCGGAAGCACCGCGAATGCTGCAGTGATTAACCGCTGGGAGAAAGAATAG
- a CDS encoding ring-cleaving dioxygenase, whose product MNHLKGIHHVTAITSSAEKNYEFFTYVLGMRLIKKTVNQDDIQTYHLFFADDKGSAGTDMTFFDFPGIQKGMHGTNEISKTSFRVPTDAALDYWVKRFDRLDVKHEGITEQFGKKTLSFADFDDQKYQLISDEYNEGIESGTPWQKGPVPLEYAITGLGPIFVRIANFDFLKQMLEKVLLFKETAQEDSFHLFEVGKGGNGAQVIVEDNPELPEAVQGFGTVHHAAFRVEDRTVLDEWTDRLSSFRLPNSGYVNRHFFESLYARVAPQILFEFATDGPGFMGDEPYETLGEKLSLPPFLEPKRAEIEGLVRPIDTVRSTKEFVKE is encoded by the coding sequence ATGAACCACCTAAAAGGCATCCACCACGTAACCGCAATTACAAGCAGTGCTGAAAAGAACTATGAGTTTTTCACATATGTATTGGGAATGAGACTGATCAAGAAGACGGTGAACCAGGATGATATCCAGACATACCATCTGTTTTTCGCGGATGATAAGGGAAGTGCGGGAACAGATATGACGTTCTTTGATTTCCCGGGCATCCAGAAGGGTATGCACGGAACGAACGAGATTTCCAAAACGTCATTCCGCGTGCCGACCGATGCGGCGCTTGATTACTGGGTGAAGCGATTTGACCGGCTGGACGTGAAGCATGAGGGCATTACGGAGCAGTTCGGGAAAAAAACGCTGTCGTTTGCTGATTTTGATGATCAAAAGTATCAGCTCATTTCCGATGAGTACAACGAAGGAATCGAATCCGGCACACCTTGGCAAAAAGGACCGGTTCCACTGGAGTATGCGATCACCGGACTTGGACCGATTTTCGTCCGGATTGCGAATTTTGATTTCTTGAAGCAGATGCTTGAGAAGGTTCTCCTATTTAAAGAAACGGCGCAGGAAGACTCGTTCCACCTGTTTGAAGTCGGAAAGGGCGGAAACGGAGCTCAGGTCATCGTCGAGGATAACCCGGAACTTCCGGAAGCGGTCCAGGGCTTTGGAACCGTTCATCATGCAGCGTTCCGAGTGGAAGACCGCACCGTGCTGGATGAATGGACAGACAGGCTTTCAAGCTTCCGTCTGCCAAACTCCGGCTATGTGAACCGCCATTTCTTTGAATCCCTGTATGCAAGAGTGGCTCCGCAAATCCTGTTCGAATTCGCGACAGACGGACCTGGATTCATGGGAGACGAACCGTATGAAACACTCGGCGAGAAATTGTCGCTCCCTCCATTCCTTGAGCCGAAGCGCGCAGAGATTGAAGGTTTGGTAAGACCGATTGATACGGTGAGGAGTACGAAGGAGTTTGTGAAGGAATAA
- a CDS encoding DUF3231 family protein: MSKTRKMSSAEIGALWTTYHKKTMILRILEGLIEKSDENEARNLMSDLHRKLDKKVLEMKTMIEKEGAAVPVGFTSQDVHLDSPKLFDNGFDIMFCRVLKQISMGMYVLHMTISYREDIIEYYRQLTDLTQTYYEKFTQYLLKKELLSYPNYSTMPKSVGYITDQSYTKGTNLFGEKRPLNTIEFGMMYHSIETNIFGMQLMKAFAQCTKDEEVKKYFISGHELAKEILKETNEILLADDIQPPAASGGTLTGSTAAPFSEYLMLYCTYLLGGFGLGGQGFSSVFILRNDLRAKSAVFAKDTYEYTMAGAKLMMDKGWMEEPPGMDS; the protein is encoded by the coding sequence ATGTCAAAGACCAGGAAAATGAGTTCAGCCGAGATCGGTGCTTTGTGGACAACGTATCATAAAAAGACGATGATCCTTAGAATACTGGAGGGGTTAATCGAGAAATCGGATGAGAATGAAGCAAGGAATTTGATGTCTGATCTGCATAGGAAGCTTGATAAGAAAGTTCTTGAAATGAAAACGATGATTGAAAAGGAAGGAGCAGCCGTACCGGTGGGATTTACAAGCCAGGATGTCCATCTCGATTCACCGAAACTATTCGATAACGGCTTCGATATTATGTTTTGCAGGGTACTGAAGCAAATCAGCATGGGTATGTATGTACTCCACATGACCATCTCTTACCGGGAAGACATTATAGAATATTATAGGCAGCTGACGGATTTAACACAGACCTATTATGAAAAGTTCACCCAATATCTTCTGAAAAAAGAACTTCTATCATATCCCAACTATAGTACCATGCCAAAATCGGTTGGTTACATAACAGATCAATCCTACACAAAAGGCACCAATTTATTTGGAGAAAAAAGACCCTTAAATACAATTGAATTCGGGATGATGTACCATTCAATTGAGACAAACATTTTCGGAATGCAATTAATGAAGGCCTTTGCCCAATGCACCAAGGATGAGGAAGTGAAAAAATACTTTATCAGCGGGCACGAGCTGGCAAAGGAAATATTAAAAGAAACGAACGAAATTCTTCTGGCGGATGATATACAGCCTCCTGCTGCATCTGGCGGAACCTTAACTGGCTCGACAGCCGCACCTTTCTCCGAATATCTGATGCTGTACTGTACATACCTGTTAGGCGGATTCGGGCTTGGAGGCCAGGGCTTTAGCTCAGTTTTTATCCTTCGGAATGATTTGAGAGCAAAGTCGGCCGTATTTGCGAAAGACACGTACGAATACACGATGGCAGGTGCCAAATTAATGATGGATAAAGGGTGGATGGAGGAGCCTCCGGGAATGGACAGCTGA
- a CDS encoding MBL fold metallo-hydrolase — protein MENHYFTCEEVRPGVYAAIVKEGMGALGNAGFVNLGQVTLVFDTFALPQAAAELRATAESLTGNPVKYAVNSHYHGDHTNGNQLFKDCVIISTPKTKEKIAEAFAEQSLSERKTALINFLQKAEERIAGTENDQLRRSLEINLSDKRRQEEAMDLLEEILPTLLMENKLVLECSKRSVELHHFGCGHTCSDLIMYVPKEKVLFAGDLVLVDNHAWMGHGRPEEWLTILDRLAPFEIDAVIPGHGPVGGPEHIGKMKSYLKDMLSFVCAHKQKGLTAEEILLKPIPLKHAILNSAHMYERNVRFLSDYVEHAAISHS, from the coding sequence ATGGAAAACCATTACTTTACGTGCGAGGAAGTTCGTCCAGGAGTGTATGCGGCCATTGTGAAAGAAGGAATGGGAGCGCTTGGAAATGCCGGGTTCGTCAATTTGGGACAGGTCACCCTCGTGTTTGATACGTTCGCTCTGCCACAGGCAGCGGCTGAGCTTCGGGCCACAGCTGAAAGCTTGACGGGAAACCCCGTGAAATACGCTGTTAACAGCCATTATCACGGCGACCATACAAATGGAAACCAGCTTTTTAAAGACTGTGTGATCATTTCCACCCCCAAAACGAAGGAAAAAATAGCTGAAGCTTTTGCAGAACAGAGTCTTTCTGAACGGAAAACTGCTCTAATAAACTTCTTGCAAAAAGCCGAAGAGAGGATCGCAGGAACGGAAAACGATCAGCTGCGCCGCTCCCTTGAAATCAATTTATCTGACAAACGAAGACAGGAAGAAGCGATGGATCTTTTAGAAGAAATCCTTCCAACCCTGCTGATGGAGAATAAGCTTGTCCTTGAGTGCAGCAAGCGCAGTGTGGAGCTTCATCATTTCGGCTGCGGCCACACGTGCAGCGACCTCATTATGTATGTACCGAAGGAAAAGGTTTTGTTCGCGGGAGACTTGGTTTTAGTAGACAACCATGCGTGGATGGGACATGGACGTCCGGAAGAATGGCTCACAATTCTGGACCGTCTCGCACCGTTTGAAATTGACGCGGTCATTCCAGGGCACGGACCTGTCGGAGGACCGGAGCATATAGGAAAAATGAAAAGCTACCTTAAAGATATGTTGAGTTTCGTATGCGCTCATAAACAGAAGGGGCTGACCGCGGAAGAAATTCTTCTCAAACCGATTCCACTTAAGCACGCCATTCTGAATAGTGCCCATATGTATGAGCGGAACGTGCGGTTTTTATCTGATTATGTGGAGCACGCTGCGATAAGCCATTCTTGA
- a CDS encoding AraC family transcriptional regulator — translation MEWLDRMNRALDYIENHLQEEIDYKELAKAACSSEFHFSRMFSAISGISLSEYIRRRRLTHAAFELQKSDRRILEIANQYGYESADSFARAFHKTHGIKPSEARREGAQLKAFPKLSFQLTIKGDTEMEYRIEHLDFELILTGKREPVKTSRAFKTIPKLWSQAKKEGFTQQLIDLSWENPKCKMEGILGVCGKEAAITDEEFDYFMGVRYEGDFPKDLEILTIPPATWAVFPNIPDAWKRLYTEWVPTSGYELANLPCIECYYGPGRKPRHELWVPVIMK, via the coding sequence ATGGAATGGCTAGACCGGATGAACAGGGCATTGGATTACATAGAAAATCATTTGCAGGAAGAGATTGATTATAAGGAATTGGCGAAGGCGGCCTGCTCCTCGGAATTCCATTTCTCGAGAATGTTTTCGGCGATATCAGGAATATCCCTTTCTGAATACATTCGGCGGAGAAGGCTGACGCATGCCGCATTCGAGCTGCAGAAAAGTGATCGCCGGATTCTGGAGATTGCCAATCAATACGGCTATGAATCAGCGGATTCGTTTGCACGAGCGTTTCATAAAACCCATGGAATCAAGCCTTCTGAAGCACGCCGGGAAGGAGCGCAGCTGAAAGCCTTTCCTAAGCTCTCCTTTCAATTAACAATCAAAGGGGATACGGAAATGGAGTATCGGATTGAGCATCTTGATTTTGAACTGATTTTAACAGGGAAAAGGGAGCCGGTGAAAACAAGCCGTGCCTTTAAAACCATTCCAAAACTCTGGAGCCAGGCGAAGAAAGAAGGGTTTACACAGCAATTAATCGATCTGTCATGGGAAAATCCAAAATGTAAGATGGAAGGCATTTTAGGCGTCTGCGGCAAAGAAGCTGCCATTACCGATGAGGAATTTGATTACTTTATGGGGGTCCGGTATGAAGGCGACTTCCCAAAAGATTTGGAAATTCTTACGATTCCCCCGGCCACATGGGCGGTATTTCCGAATATCCCGGATGCTTGGAAGCGCCTCTATACGGAATGGGTTCCTACATCCGGCTACGAACTGGCGAATCTGCCGTGCATCGAGTGCTACTACGGACCGGGCCGCAAGCCGAGGCATGAATTGTGGGTACCGGTGATCATGAAGTGA